The Amphiprion ocellaris isolate individual 3 ecotype Okinawa chromosome 6, ASM2253959v1, whole genome shotgun sequence genome contains a region encoding:
- the LOC111576017 gene encoding uncharacterized protein LOC111576017, with protein MSVQFCLALLALSSLTAASDPGCEELLKILEDRSKLHGKWIYYAGVSATEGINYLKSIQSSWIELSPIPDSDDMTLRYGDKMDGKCVYGSVNATFSGNSTAVTFYYNSTTHEHVGKHLVTCPDCILWTDNSVGSGETKRGRNIYIFTHCYRTLPPVPLQRLWLAGSLTLALLSGCLLSQAMAAQLVVALLALTSLGAASEPDCKELVKPLVLDSHSPIYGKWVLHVGSWDQPGLKNDLVSVSSSWVELSASSDNGVMTIYWADRLNDKCLQGLANATISGMTSHTTFNINGHTSYHDGRYYETCSDCLLSEDTTLLPDGKSKGRYLFLFTRTGTLEPSELETFKKQAECLKFLPEYHYGGTDLCPDDRETASSAAEKAENDQTETQSTTV; from the exons ATGtctgttcagttttgtttaGCGCTGCTGGCTCTCTCCTCACTGACAGCTGCGTCTGATCCAGGCTGTGAAGAGCTGCTTAAAATTCTGGAGGATCGAAGCAAG CTTCATGGAAAATGGATATACTATGCTGGAGTATCTGCCACTGAAGGGATCAATTATCTCAAAAGCATCCAGAGCTCCTGGATCGAACTCTCACCCATACCTGACAGTGACGATATGACCCTGCGCTATGGAGACAAAAT GGatggaaaatgtgtttatgGAAGCGTTAATGCCACCTTCTCAGGAAACTCTACCGCCGTGACAT TTTACTATAACTCGACCACCCATGAGCATGTTGGGAAGCACCTGGTGACTTGCCCTGACTGCATCCTCTGGACAGACAACTCAGTGGGCAGTGGGGAAACCAAAAGAGGCAGAAACATCTACATCTTCA CCCACTGTTACAGAACACTTCCCCCAGTTCCTTTGCAGAGGCTCTGGCTGGCAGGATCCCTGACATTAGCGTTGCTCTCCGGCTGCCTGCTGTCTCAAGCCATGGCTGCACAGCTGGTTGTAGCTCTGCTGGCTCTCACCTCCCTGGGTGCCGCATCTGAACCGGACTGTAAAGAGCTGGTTAAGCCTCTGGTACTGGACAGCCACAGCCCT ATCTATGGGAAGTGGGTGCTTCATGTGGGGTCGTGGGACCAACCTGGGCTGAAGAACGACCTGGTGTCGGTGAGCAGCTCCTGGGTGGAACTGTCGGCTTCCTCAGACAATGGAGTCATGACCATCTACTGGGCCGACCGCCT AAATGATAAATGCCTGCAGGGTTTAGCCAACGCCACCATTTCAGGAATGACCAGTCACACCACTT TTAATATTAATGGCCACACTTCATATCATGATGGGAGGTACTATGAGACCTGCAGCGACTGCCTGCTGTCTGAAGACACCACCCTGCTCCCTGACGGCAAGTCAAAAGGACGATACCTGTTCCTGTTTA CACGAACCGGCACTCTGGAGCCCTCTGAGTTAGAGACCTTTAAGAAACAGGCAGAATGTCTTAAATTCCTCCCGGAGTACCACTATGGAGGCACAG ATCTGTGTCCAGATGACAGGGAAACGGCTTCATCTGCTGCGGAGAAAGCAGAGAATGATCAGACGGAGACTCAGTCGACTACAGTGTAA
- the f2r gene encoding proteinase-activated receptor 1: MIPLLTGFFVLFSLQSSALPLQNGSLPLPRTFSGHFVMATDEAVDYIDLSALDLLRDDGGSGFSSEQESVKRRHHHAQKQFFVSEETKAFLQGRLSTSFIPTVYILVFIISVPLNLVAMVMFVRHIRPRKPVVIYMLNLASADLLLGLLLPFKIAYHYHGNNWIYGSFMCRVVTAAFYCNMYCSVLLIMCISVDHFLAVVYPVNSLTWRSPQTASAVCAAVWLLSLGGVSPLLVSGQTVYLSDLSITTCHDVQDVEKLQAYYLYFFPIYSSVFFFIPLMFTVVCYVQIIQALAAANVENLSRKTRAVVMAVVVLLVFVVCFTPTNIILMVHYVQLAHRSGDSSYQAYLLSMCIGSLSCCLDPVLYYFGSSQCQKQVAALLRWRQLEGSESSSETHSTRSSGWTESSRSCKLEGVQAGLGSQYSRLED, encoded by the exons ATGATTCCCCTGTTAACGGGCttctttgtattgttttctctCCAAAGCTCTGCACTCCCCTTGCAAAATG GCTCCCTTCCCCTCCCTCGGACTTTTTCTGGTCACTTTGTGATGGCCACTGATGAGGCTGTCGACTATATTGATCTGTCTGCGTTGGACCTTTTGAGGGATGATGGAGGTTCTGGTTTCAGTTCTGAGCAGGAGTCGGTAAAAAGACGCCATCATCATGCCCAGAAGcagttttttgtctctgaagaaacCAAAGCATTTCTCCAGGGTCGCCTATCAACGAGCTTCATCCCGACTGTTTacatcctcgtcttcatcatcaGCGTGCCCCTCAAtcttgttgccatggtaatgTTTGTGCGTCACATCCGTCCCAGGAAGCCAGTGGTGATCTACATGCTGAACTTGGCCTCTGCGGACCTGCTGCTCGGCCTGCTGCTTCCCTTCAAGATTGCTTACCATTACCATGGCAACAACTGGATCTACGGCTCCTTCATGTGCAGAGTTGTGACTGCGGCCTTCTACTGCAACATGTACTGCTCTGTCCTGCTCATCATGTGCATCAGCGTCGACCACTTCCTGGCTGTGGTTTACCCCGTGAACTCGCTGACGTGGCGAAGCCCGCAGACAGCCTCagctgtgtgtgctgctgtgtggcTGTTATCTCTGGGAGGAGTCTCCCCTCTGCTGGTCTCAGGACAGACTGTCTACTTATCAGACCTCAGCATCACCACCTGCCATGATGTGCAGGATGTGGAGAAACTGCAAGCTTACTACCTCTACTTCTTCCCCATCTActcctctgtcttcttcttcatcccTCTAATGTTCACTGTTGTCTGTTACGTGCAAATCATCCAGGCTCTGGCAGCTGCCAATGTGGAGAATCTCTCCAGGAAGACTCGGGCCGTGGTgatggctgtggtggtgctgctggtgtttgtgGTCTGCTTCACCCCCACCAACATCATCCTGATGGTTCACTATGTTCAGCTGGCCCACAGGTCCGGCGACAGCTCCTACCAGGCCTACCTGCTCTCCATGTGTATCGGCAGCCTCAGCTGCTGCCTGGATCCGGTCCTCTATTACTTCGGCTCCTCTCAGTGCCAgaagcaggtggcagcactgcTCAGGTGGAGGCAACTGGAAGGATCAGAGAGTagctcagaaacacacagtaCAAGATCCAGTGGgtggacagagagcagcagatcATGCAAGTTGGAAGGCGTTCAGGCTGGTCTGGGGAGCCAATACAGCAGACTGGAGGATTAA
- the f2rl2 gene encoding proteinase-activated receptor 3, with amino-acid sequence MADLVPGLLICLMAVQTSQHEGNSTKNKTNTQPGVIPKTFKGLIYKPNHTNQLPALLHPSTDPPLYVNPEDPVTAYTTGVLSTWVIPSSYILAMLVGIPSNAYILAFLRLRLRAKSLATVILYLNLALTDLLLLLSLALRVHYHLNGNNWIFGEISCRLITALFYGNVYCSAQTIACISLKRYLAVVKPFLYRRLAKTRLALWACLIVWFLFGVAIIPELLVRQSYQITQLGITTCHDVLPLEEKSHSPLVPYRLMLVSLGFIMPLLICIYAHTAVAYHLGQSACDWRPFIKVSTLVFIIFVVCFLPSGILHIAHYIRLFTSGDDRLYGYYRVAVCLCCFHSCLDPFLCILISKTATSELQFISLRGIPQRPAVMT; translated from the exons ATGGCTGATCTTGTGCCAGGATTACTCATTTGTCTGATGGCAGTACAGACCAGTCAGCATGAAG GAAATTCCACCAAGAACAAAACCAATACTCAACCTGGTGTGATACCAAAAACCTTCAAGGGGTTAATCTACAAACCCAATCACACAAACCAGCTGCCAGCCCTGCTCCATCCCAGCACAGACCCTCCCCTGTACGTGAACCCAGAGGACCCAGTGACAGCCTACACCACGGGGGTCCTGAGCACCTGGGTCATACCTTCATCATACATCTTAGCCATGCTGGTGGGAATCCCCTCCAACGCCTacatcctggccttcctgaGACTCAGACTGAGGGCAAAATCCTTGGCCACAGTAATACTGTACCTGAACCTGGCTTTGACTGACCTGCTGCTCCTGCTTTCTCTTGCACTGCGTGTTCATTACCACTTAAATGGAAACAACTGGATATTTGGGGAAATTTCCTGCCGGCTTATTACAGCTTTGTTCTATGGGAATGTGTACTGTTCAGCTCAGACTATAGCGTGCATCAGTCTGAAACGCTACCTGGCTGTAGTGAAACCATTTCTGTACAGAAGGCTGGCTAAGACTAGGCTGGCACTGTGGGCTTGTTTGATTGTATGGTTCCTGTTTGGAGTTGCTATTATACCTGAGCTCCTTGTGAGGCAGAGCTACCAGATTACCCAGCTAGGAATCACCACTTGTCATGATGTACTTCCACTAGAAGAAAAATCTCATTCCCCACTGGTGCCATATAGGCTCATGCTAGTTAGTCTGGGCTTCATAATGCCTCTACTGATTTGTATCTATGCCCATACGGCAGTTGCTTACCACCTTGGACAAAGTGCTTGTGACTGGAGACCATTTATCAAGGTCAGCACTCTGGTCTTTATCATCTTTGTGGTGTGTTTCTTGCCCAGCGGCATCCTGCACATCGCCCACTACATCCGCCTGTTCACTAGCGGGGACGACAGACTCTATGGATATTACAGAGTAGCAGTGTGCCTCTGCTGCTTCCACAGTTGTCTGGATCCCTTCCTGTGTATCCTCATTTCCAAAACGGCAACCTCAGAACTACAATTCATTTCCCTCCGTGGGATACCTCAGAGACCAGCAGTTATGACGTGA